The Candidatus Eisenbacteria bacterium DNA segment ATTCAGCGCGCTCGTCGTTCTCGTTTCGGTCGCGGGAGCGGCCTGGGCGGAGGAAAGCGACTCGAAGGCGATCGCGAAAGGGCGGTGGTCGGTGGCGTTCTCGCTGCCGGACGGGGGCGGGGGCTCGATGGGGGTTTGGAGGATGGTCTCGCAGAAGTCCAACCTGGGAATCAACGTGGGCATCGACCACGAGATGGAGCAGTTCACATCGGGTCCGGACAGCCTGAGAGCCAAAGGCGGATCTTCGTTCTGGGCCGTCTCGCTGGGGCCTTCGATCAAGCGGTACCTGGTCGTGCGCGACGCCGTCTCGCCGTTCCTCCTCGCCTCGCTCCGGGGGTCGTACCGTTGGAGCCGTGGCGCGTATCGTCGTGGCGCAACCCTGGAGGCCGGTCTCGGCGCGGATTGGACGCCGCTCGAATCGATCAGCATCGGGGCGGCGACCGGCGTCTCCTGGACGGAGTCCATGGTCAGCTACTCCGCGGAGGGCGCGCCGAAAACCAGCAATTCCTTATTCGACACGATGACAACGTCGCTGATGATGCATCTTTACTTCTGACTCCATCGGCCGATCCCCGAAAACCGTTCAGGCCGCCGCGCCGCTCGTGTAAACTCGCCACCGTGGTTCCCCGTTCGAATCTCCCCGGCATCTTCCGCGCGCGAGGGGTCGCATGAGCGCTGGATTCGTCCACCTCCACAACCACAGCGACTACTCGCTCCTCGACGGCGCCTGCCGCCTGGACCGCCTGGTCGACCGGGCGAAGGGGCTCGGCATGCCCGCGATCGCGCTCACCGATCACGGCAATCTGTTCGGCGCGGTCGAGTTCTACGAAATCGCGAGGGCCGCCGGCCTGAAACCCATCCTCGGATGCGAAGTCTACGTCGCCCACGGCTCGCGGCTCGACAAGACGCGGAGCGTGGACGGAAAGGGCGCCTACGATCACCTCGTCCTTCTCGCGAGGAACCGCGACGGATACCGAAACCTCATGCGGCTCTCCTCGGCAGGATATCTCGAAGGCTTCCATTACAAGCCCAGGATCGATAAGGAGCTGCTGTCGCGCCACGCGGAGGGGCTCCTTTGCCTGAGCGCCTGTCTGCGCGGCGAGCTGCCGCAGCTTGTCCTCGCGGGAGACCTGGAGGGGGCGAAACGGGCCGCGGCCTGGTACCGGGACCTCTTCGGCGCGGAGTTCTACTACCTCGAGGTCCAGGACCACGGGATTCCCGACGAACGGACGGTCGCGGAGCGTCTGATCGATTTGGGTAAGAGCATGGGGATCCCGGTCGTTGCGACCAACGATTGCCATTACCTCGCGCGCGAGGACGCCGAGGCGCACGAGGTTCTCCTCTGCATCCAGACCGGCAAGACCATGCAGGACAAAGACCGGTTCCGGTTCGCGACCGACCAGGTGTACGTGAAGTCGGCGGAGGAGATGGAGGCGCTCTTCCACGGCGAGCCCGCCGCGATCCGGAATTCGCTCGAGGTGGCTGAAAAATGCGAGCTCACCCTCGACACGGAACGGGTTCAGCTGCCGGAGTTTCCGCTCCCGCCGGAGTTCCACGACGCCGAGAGCTATCTGCGCTCGCTGGCGCGCGAGGGGCTCTCCCGGCGCTACGGGACGATCCAGCCCGAGATGGAGCATCGCCTGGCCTACGAGCTGGACACGATCTGCCAGGTCGGCTACGCGCGCTACTTCCTCATCGTGCGCGACTTCATCGAGTTCGCGCGCGGGAACGGGATCGGCGTGGGTCCCGGCCGCGGCTCCGCGGCGGGCAGCCTCGTCTCCTACGTGCTCGGCATCACCGATATCGATCCGCTGAAATTCAATCTCCTCTTCGAGCGATTCCTGAATCCGGAGCGGATCAGCATGCCGGATATCGATATCGATTTCGACTACGAGAATCGGGGGCGCGTGATCGAGTACGTGCTCGAGAAGTATGGGCGGGAGAACGTGACCCAGATCATCACGTTCGGGACCATGGCGGCCCGCGCGGTCGTGCGCGATGTCGGGCGCGCGCTCGGCATGAGCTACGCGGATCAGGATCGCGTGGCGAAGCTGATTCCGGGCGAGCTGGGCATGACGCTCACCCGCGCGCTCGAGACCGTGCCGGAGCTTCGGGCGCTCGCGCAGCAGGACGAGACCATGGCGAAGCTGATCCGCTGCTCGCTCGCGCTCGAGGGGCTCGCGCGGCACGCCTCCACGCATGCCGCCGGCGTTTTGATCGCCCCGGGGAAGCTCTCCGATTACGTGCCGGTGTACCGGTCGAGCAAAGGCGATGTGACGACGCAGTTCGACATGATCTCTCTCGAGAAGATCGGGCTCCTGAAAATGGACTTCCTGGGGCTTCGAACGCTGACGGTGCTGGAGGACGCGTCGCGGCTCGCGTCGGAGAGCTCCGGGAGCGCGATCCACGTGAAGGAGATCCCGCTCGATGACCCCGCGACGTATGCGCTCCTGTCCAAGGCGCAGACCATCGGCGTGTTCCAGCTCGAATCCTCGGGAATGCGGGAGCTCCTGCGTAAAGTGATGCCCGATACGTTCGAGGACATCATCGCCATCAACGCGCTCTTCCGGCCCGGGCCCATCCAGAGCGGGATGCTCGATGATTTCGCCAAGCGGAAGCACGGGAAGCAAAAGGTCACCTACATGCACCCCGCCCTCGAGCCCATCCTGAGCAATACGCACGGCGTGATCGCCTATCAGGACCAGGTGATGCAGATCGCGAACCGGCTCGCCGGCTTTTCCCTCGCCCAGGGAGACCTCCTCCGCCGCGCCATGGGCAAGAAAAAGCCGGAGGAGATGGCTCGCATGAAGCAGACCTTCGTCGAAGGCTGCGCGAAGAATCAGGTCCCGAACCGAAAGGCCCAGGAGATTTTCGACCTGGTGGAGAAGTTCGCCGGCTATGGGTTCCCCCGCGCCCATAGCGCGGCGTACGCTCTTCTCTCCTATCAATGCGCCTATCTGAAAGCGCATTACCCCGCCGCCTACATGGCGGCGGCGCTGACGAGCGAGGTGGGGGACACCGATCGAATCGTCACGCTGGTCGAGGAGGCGCGCCGGCTCGGCATCTCGGTCAAGCAGCCGGACGTGAACCGGAGCGGCGTCGGGTTCACGCTGGAAGGGGACGCCGTCCGATTCGGATTGACCGCGATCAAGAACGTCGGCAGGGGCTCCGTCCTCGCGATCGTCGCCGCGCGCGAGCGCGGAGGACCGTTTTCCTCGCTCGGGGATCTCTGCCGCCGCGTGGATCTGAAGGCGATCAATCGGCGGGTCCTCGAGTCGCTCGTGCTGGCCGGCGCGTGCGATTCGCTCGGCGGCGACCGCGCGCAGCTCTTCGAGACCGTCGCGGGGTCGCTCGGCCGGGCCCAGGATATCGCCAAGGGCACGAGCAGGGATCAGGTCGCCCTCTTCGGCGCGGAGCACGCGATCGAAGCGCCGGAACCCGAGCTCCCGCTCGTGGCTCCCTGGCCGCTTCACGAGCGCCTCCAGCGCGAGCGGGAGGTGCTCGGATTCTACTTCTCCGATCACCCGCTTTCCCCCTACCGCTCGCTCATCGAGGCCCGCCGGCTCGCCGACACGGCTCGGGTCAGGGAATCCAGGGACGGCGCCGAAGTGGCTCTGATCGCGATGGTCTCGTCGATCAAGACGATCACCGACCGGAACGGGAGGCCGATGGCGTTCGTCACCCTGGAGGATTTCTCCGGCAGCGTCGAGGGGGTCACGTTCGCCGATCTCTATGAGCGAAACCGCGCGGCGCTGGTACAGAGCGCCATCATCGAGATCCGGGCGCGCGTGAGCGTGCGCGAGGACGAGGATCCGAAGCTCGTTCTTCAGGCGATCCGCGCGATCGCGGCGGGGGATGCGTCCTCGGGGCAGGCGATCCACATCGATCTCACCGAGGCTCCGGGAGATGTGTCGCTCGAGATGCTCCGGGACCTCCTGAGTCGCCACCCCGGCGAAAGCCCGGTATACTTCCTCGTGCGTCCCGGATCGGACATCGCGAAAACCCAGATTCGCGCGCGGCGGCTCCTCGTGCGGGCGAGCGACGAGCTGGTCTCGGAGCTCAAGGCGCGTCTCGGGGAGCGCGCCGTCTCGCTCGTGAACGGGGCGAAGGAAGCCGTTCCCTTCTAGACCCATCCGGAGACAAGACGCGGTGAACGGAACCTGGCTCGATTTCGAAAAGCCGATCGTGGATCTGGAGCGCCGCATCGAGGACCTCCGCGCCGCCGCCGCGTCGGAGAAGCCGGAGGCCGCGGAGGAGCTCAAACGCCTCGAGCGGAAGGTCGAGCGGCTCCGCCGCGATATCTACTCCAAGCTGACGCGCTGGCAGCGGGTGAAGCTTGCGCGGCATCCGCGGCGGCCCTACACGCTCGACTACCTGAAGGTGATCGCGCCCAGTTTCCTCGAGCTCCACGGCGACCGCCGATACGGGGATGATCCCGCCATCATCTCGGGGCTGACGGAGATCGAGGACATCCCGATCGTTCTGATCGGGCACCAGAAGGGCCGCGACACCAAGGAGAACATTCATCGAAACTTCGGGATGGCGCATCCGGAGGGGTACCGAAAGGCGCTTCGCCTCATGCATCTCGCCGCGAAGCTCGGATGCCCGCTCGTGACCTTCGTGGATACGCCGGGCGCCTATCCCGGCGTCGGAGCGGAGGAGCGCGGGCAGTCCGAGGCGATCGCGCGAAATCTGGTCGAGATGGCGCATCTTCCCGTGCCGATCATCTCGATCGTCATCGGCGAGGGGGGCTCCGGCGGCGCGCTCGCGATCGCGGTGGGGGACGTCGTGCTGATGCTCGAGAACTCGATCTACTCCGTGATCACCCCGGAGGGCTGCGCGGCGATCCTATGGAAGGACGCGAGCAAGGCCGAACAGGCGGCGGAGGCGCTCAAGCTCACGGCGCACGACCTTCTCGAGCTCAACGTGATCGACGAGGTGATCCCCGAGCCTTTGGGGGGCGCCCATCGCGACCCCGAGGAAACGGCCCGCCGCATCCAGGCCGCGATCGTGCGCCACGTGCGCGGTCTCTTGGGGCTGCCGACTCAGGAGCTTTTGGATCGCCGCCTGGAGAAGTTTCTCAAGATGGGGGTCTATCTGGAAGAAACCGGCCCGGAACCGGCCCCGGTGGGGGAGGGATAAACGAGATGCCGATCAGCGAGGAGCTTCGCTCGATTCTTGTATGCCCCCAATGCAAAGGGGATTTGCGCGATCAAAAGGAGCCGGAGCGTTTGATCTGCGACCGGTGCGGCCTCGCGTACCCTATCGTCGACGACATTCCGGTCATGTTGATCGAGGAAGCCGAGCGGATCGCGAAGGCTTGAGCCTCCCCTTCCGAGCTCTTTCGCTCCTGCTCCTCTTCGCCGTCTGGGCGGGCGTCGCCTCCGGGGAGGCCGCCGTGCCGCGCGTCGAATCGGTCACGGCGACAGGCTACCGCGTCACCGTACCCGTTCCCGAGCCCGAGATCAGGATTGAGGAGGTCTTCGGCGAGAACCTGGCCGAGATCTCGCTCCCGGGGGGCGCGTTCGACTCGCCCGCGGGAGCGCCGCAGCTCCCCTCGATCACGCTCCTGCTCCGCGTGCCCTGGGGGGTCGACCCCCGCGTAACCGCCTCGCCCGGCGCGGAACGATCGCTGGGCGCGCTCAAGCCAGTTCCGCTTCCGCACCTTGTATCCGACCGCGCGGTATGGCGGTCCGTGAGCGCCGCGGAGATCGCCTCGTATTTGGAACGGCCGGAATACAGCCCCAGGGGCGCGGGGGCGTCGCAGCCGCCGCTCTGGAGCGCGGTGACCTCGGCGGCCGGCGTCGAGCGCGTTCTCCAGGTGACGCTGCGGCCGATCCGGTGGGATCCGAGGAGCGGCCAGGCGACGGCGCTCGAACGAGTCACGCTCGAGGTGTCCTGGGAGAAGCCGGTCCGCCCGGAGCTCGGGCAGGGGCCGGCTTCCACCGGGGCGGTCGCGCCGATCCGCGGTGAGGTGGGCCGGGATGGCGCCGTCGGGCCCCGGTACGCGGCGCGCCCGGCCTCCACCTCCGGCGCGCGACCCGTGGTCGGCGCCGGCCGACGCGCGTCGGCTTACGCGGGCCCGCTCCGCGTCCAGCCCACGCGCCCGTGGGTGCGGCTCGGGGTGCTCCGCCCCGGCCTTTACGCCGTGAGTCCGGCCGACCTGGCGTCGGCGGGCGTTTCTGTGTCCGGCATCGATCCCGCGTCGTTCCGCGTCTTCCGGAGAAACCCGGGGGATCTTCCCGAGAGCGTCGATGTGGACCTGGGCCCCGACTCGCTGCGCGAGTGCGCGATCGTGGTCACGGGGGAAGGGGACGCTGTCTTCGACCCCGGAGATCGCATTTACGTCTACGCGACCGGGGCTACCGGATTTGGCTACGACCTGACGCTCGGCGGCTCGACGAATTACCTGGAGCCGCAGCGATCGGACGAGGAGTCCCTGTGGCTGACCTGGGGCCCGGGCCCCGTTCCCTCGCCGGCGCGGCGCATGGCTGTGCGCGACGCCGCCCCGGTTTCCGCGGCGCCCTCGGTGACCTCGGTGCGGCACCGGGTTCACTACGAGGAAAACCGCGTACGGGACTTCAACCTCTTCGACCCCTCTCTTCGCTGGGAGCGCTGGTTTTACCGGCTGTTCACGCAAGGCTCGCGCATCGCGTTCCCGCTGGCGCTCCCGGGCTCGGAAACGGGTGGGCAGGGCTCGCTCCTCCTCCGGATGTGGGGGAAGGGGATTTCGGTGGGGCCGCCGCCGGTGGACGACCACTACACGAACTTGTTTTGGGACGGCGCGCTCGTCGCCAGCGGCTCCTGGAATTTCACCACACCGAAAGATCTCATCGCGTCCCGCTTCACCGTCCGCGCCTCCGACACGCTCCAGGTCGAGGTGCCGCGGCTGACCGATCCCTTGGACCCGAATCGCTTCGACCAGAGCGAGCTGGCCTGGTTCGAGATCACCTACCCCAGGCGACTTCGGGCGATCAACGACACGCTCCAGTTCGCGGCCGACTCGGCCGTGTCGGGCACGGTCCATTACGTCGTGGACGGGATCACCGACACGACCGCGGTGTGGTTCCTCGACCGGACCGATCCGGAAAACCCGGTCCGGTACGGGAACGGAGCCTACTCCGGCGCCTCGGCGCCGTTCGGCCTCACGCTCGAGGACAGCGTGGCGGCGGGAAGCCCCAGGAGGTACGCGCTCGTCTCGATGGCCAGGGCCTCGAGGCCCGCGACGATCACCCGATACGCGCCCGCCTCGAGTCCCCACGCGGCCGATGACCTCCTGGAGCCGGCCAACGGCGCCGACTACCTGATCGTCAGCCACCCGTCGTTGACCGCGGCGGCCGAATCGCTCGCCACGTACCGGGCGGGGCGCCTCTCCGGGTTCGTCTCGCCCCGCGTCGCCATCGCCACGACCGACCGGATCGCCGCCCAGTTCGGGGGCGGTTATCTGGACCCCACGGCCATCCGAAACTTTCTCGCCTACGCAACGCGCCACTGGGGCCCGGCGGCGCCGACCTACGTCTGCCTCCTCGGGGACGCGTCGCTCGATCCCAAGAACTATCTCGGGTTCGGCACTCAGGACCTCGTTCCGACCTACGCGAACTATTACGACACATCGGTTCCGGTCCAATATGTCTCGGACGACTTCTATGGATTTCTCGATGGCCCGGGCGACCAGATCCTCGACCTCGCGGTCGGACGTCTCCCGGCGAAGTCTGCCCTCGAGGCCCTGACGCTCGTGCGCGGGAAAATTCAGGCCTATGAGGC contains these protein-coding regions:
- a CDS encoding DNA polymerase III subunit alpha, whose protein sequence is MSAGFVHLHNHSDYSLLDGACRLDRLVDRAKGLGMPAIALTDHGNLFGAVEFYEIARAAGLKPILGCEVYVAHGSRLDKTRSVDGKGAYDHLVLLARNRDGYRNLMRLSSAGYLEGFHYKPRIDKELLSRHAEGLLCLSACLRGELPQLVLAGDLEGAKRAAAWYRDLFGAEFYYLEVQDHGIPDERTVAERLIDLGKSMGIPVVATNDCHYLAREDAEAHEVLLCIQTGKTMQDKDRFRFATDQVYVKSAEEMEALFHGEPAAIRNSLEVAEKCELTLDTERVQLPEFPLPPEFHDAESYLRSLAREGLSRRYGTIQPEMEHRLAYELDTICQVGYARYFLIVRDFIEFARGNGIGVGPGRGSAAGSLVSYVLGITDIDPLKFNLLFERFLNPERISMPDIDIDFDYENRGRVIEYVLEKYGRENVTQIITFGTMAARAVVRDVGRALGMSYADQDRVAKLIPGELGMTLTRALETVPELRALAQQDETMAKLIRCSLALEGLARHASTHAAGVLIAPGKLSDYVPVYRSSKGDVTTQFDMISLEKIGLLKMDFLGLRTLTVLEDASRLASESSGSAIHVKEIPLDDPATYALLSKAQTIGVFQLESSGMRELLRKVMPDTFEDIIAINALFRPGPIQSGMLDDFAKRKHGKQKVTYMHPALEPILSNTHGVIAYQDQVMQIANRLAGFSLAQGDLLRRAMGKKKPEEMARMKQTFVEGCAKNQVPNRKAQEIFDLVEKFAGYGFPRAHSAAYALLSYQCAYLKAHYPAAYMAAALTSEVGDTDRIVTLVEEARRLGISVKQPDVNRSGVGFTLEGDAVRFGLTAIKNVGRGSVLAIVAARERGGPFSSLGDLCRRVDLKAINRRVLESLVLAGACDSLGGDRAQLFETVAGSLGRAQDIAKGTSRDQVALFGAEHAIEAPEPELPLVAPWPLHERLQREREVLGFYFSDHPLSPYRSLIEARRLADTARVRESRDGAEVALIAMVSSIKTITDRNGRPMAFVTLEDFSGSVEGVTFADLYERNRAALVQSAIIEIRARVSVREDEDPKLVLQAIRAIAAGDASSGQAIHIDLTEAPGDVSLEMLRDLLSRHPGESPVYFLVRPGSDIAKTQIRARRLLVRASDELVSELKARLGERAVSLVNGAKEAVPF
- a CDS encoding Trm112 family protein is translated as MPISEELRSILVCPQCKGDLRDQKEPERLICDRCGLAYPIVDDIPVMLIEEAERIAKA
- a CDS encoding acetyl-CoA carboxylase carboxyltransferase subunit alpha; amino-acid sequence: MNGTWLDFEKPIVDLERRIEDLRAAAASEKPEAAEELKRLERKVERLRRDIYSKLTRWQRVKLARHPRRPYTLDYLKVIAPSFLELHGDRRYGDDPAIISGLTEIEDIPIVLIGHQKGRDTKENIHRNFGMAHPEGYRKALRLMHLAAKLGCPLVTFVDTPGAYPGVGAEERGQSEAIARNLVEMAHLPVPIISIVIGEGGSGGALAIAVGDVVLMLENSIYSVITPEGCAAILWKDASKAEQAAEALKLTAHDLLELNVIDEVIPEPLGGAHRDPEETARRIQAAIVRHVRGLLGLPTQELLDRRLEKFLKMGVYLEETGPEPAPVGEG